A stretch of the Pirellulales bacterium genome encodes the following:
- a CDS encoding DUF3368 domain-containing protein: MVVVSDTSPLHYLILIDSAEILAKLFGSLLITEGVFQELQNANTPSKVRDWLNPLPHWISVQQPLHTLRIPHLHLGESEAISLALELSANLLIIDERIGRKAANQLQLRTTGTLGVLNLAASQKLISLSTAISALQTTSFRADPRLIAELLRSTP; encoded by the coding sequence ATGGTCGTCGTTTCCGATACATCCCCGCTGCACTATTTAATACTCATTGACAGTGCAGAGATATTAGCCAAACTTTTTGGAAGTTTACTGATCACTGAAGGCGTTTTCCAGGAATTGCAAAATGCAAATACTCCCAGCAAGGTGCGTGACTGGCTAAATCCATTACCTCACTGGATAAGTGTTCAACAACCCCTGCACACCTTGCGTATTCCCCATTTACATCTGGGGGAATCAGAAGCGATCTCGCTCGCTCTGGAGTTATCCGCCAATCTATTGATTATTGATGAACGTATTGGCAGAAAGGCCGCAAATCAACTTCAACTGCGGACGACAGGAACCCTCGGTGTCTTAAATTTGGCTGCGTCCCAAAAGTTAATCTCCCTGTCAACAGCCATTTCCGCCTTGCAAACCACCAGTTTTCGCGCTGATCCCCGACTCATTGCCGAATTATTGCGGTCAACTCCCTAA
- a CDS encoding CpaF family protein has translation MPPVKQSPLPTRPGEKSGAVEFDLLKRRIHSKLVDKLDLTKIGDLEGDVLRREIRLVVEHLCDSEDTMLNRVERDKLVDEVLDETFGLGPLELILKDNTISDIMINGPKNIYVERRGKMEKSPVQFRDNQHLLQIIDRIVSRVGRRVDEVCPMVDARLPDGSRVNAIIPPLALDGASVSIRRFGSNPLKLEDLLNFKAFTPEMVMLLEGAIKARLNIIIAGGTGSGKTTLLNTLSSFIPHTDRVITIEDAAELQLQQDHVVRLETRPPNIEGKGAITATDLVRNALRMRPERIIIGECRGAETLDMLQAMNTGHEGSMTTIHANTPRDAVARIETMITMAGFELPLKAMRSQIASAVDLIIQANRIQGGKRRITHITEIVGMEQDTVVMQDIYHYHQEGVDEQGRAIGRFEATGVRPTFMDRLEQSGVRLPASAFRQRVMLRDD, from the coding sequence ATGCCTCCTGTTAAACAATCTCCCCTGCCCACGCGCCCTGGTGAAAAGAGCGGTGCTGTCGAGTTTGACCTGTTAAAACGGCGAATCCATTCCAAGTTGGTGGACAAGCTGGATCTGACAAAGATTGGCGATTTAGAGGGAGATGTCCTGCGGCGCGAGATCCGCCTGGTGGTGGAGCATTTGTGCGATTCCGAAGACACCATGCTGAATCGCGTCGAACGCGACAAGCTCGTGGACGAAGTGTTGGACGAAACATTTGGCCTGGGCCCGCTGGAGTTGATCCTCAAGGACAACACCATCAGCGATATTATGATCAACGGGCCGAAAAACATTTATGTGGAACGCCGGGGAAAAATGGAAAAATCCCCCGTCCAGTTCCGCGATAACCAGCATTTGCTGCAAATTATCGATCGGATCGTCTCGCGCGTGGGCCGACGTGTGGACGAAGTCTGCCCGATGGTTGACGCCCGGTTGCCGGACGGCTCGCGCGTGAACGCGATTATTCCTCCGTTGGCGTTGGATGGGGCCAGCGTGTCGATTCGGCGCTTTGGGTCGAATCCCCTCAAGCTGGAGGACTTGCTAAATTTTAAGGCCTTTACCCCGGAAATGGTGATGTTGCTGGAAGGGGCGATCAAGGCCCGCCTGAACATTATTATCGCGGGAGGGACCGGCTCTGGTAAAACGACGCTGCTGAACACCCTGTCTAGCTTTATTCCACACACCGACCGCGTGATTACGATCGAGGACGCGGCCGAGTTGCAATTGCAACAGGATCACGTGGTTCGGCTGGAAACCCGCCCGCCAAATATTGAAGGCAAAGGGGCGATCACCGCCACCGACTTGGTGCGGAACGCACTGCGGATGCGGCCCGAACGGATCATCATTGGCGAGTGTCGCGGGGCCGAGACCCTGGACATGCTGCAGGCCATGAATACCGGCCACGAAGGTTCCATGACCACGATTCACGCCAACACCCCCCGCGACGCGGTGGCACGTATCGAAACCATGATCACCATGGCCGGATTTGAATTGCCGTTAAAGGCCATGCGTTCACAAATTGCCAGCGCGGTCGACTTGATCATTCAGGCCAACCGCATCCAGGGGGGAAAGCGCCGGATCACCCACATCACCGAGATTGTCGGGATGGAGCAGGACACGGTGGTCATGCAGGACATTTACCATTACCACCAGGAAGGCGTGGACGAGCAAGGCCGGGCGATCGGCCGGTTCGAAGCCACCGGCGTGCGGCCGACGTTTATGGATCGACTGGAACAAAGCGGCGTGCGCTTGCCCGCCAGCGCGTTCCGCCAACGCGTCATGCTGCGTGATGATTAA
- a CDS encoding response regulator, translated as MSNVQRIAIVDPSDSSRDSLKSTLLGLDKVWLEAECSRYEFFADVVAQTHPDIGIVALDSDQEKSLKLLEQVTANSPECSILVVSSSSDGALILRAMRAGAKEYLTKPLKLEDLINALERIGDRRGGKGDAKRTGCVVTAVAGATGGVGTTSLAVNLGCILASDQRNSVVLVDLDLCLGDADVFLDTIPDYTLADVSQNVARLDFALLKRSLTKHSSGLYLLPRPVQLEDSRHIGLDDMQRVFGLLKATFTHMILDLSKSYSEIDMLAMETANHVLLVTQMDLPCLRNVVRLMMSFNEDPKLKDKLRVVVNRAGLDNGQISLKKAQETIGREIFWQIPNDYRTMVEVRNNGVPLIEHAPRTALSQSIVKLSEQLGGEPKPATDAAKPTSTLGKWLPMFAGKKGG; from the coding sequence ATGAGCAACGTCCAGCGGATTGCGATTGTTGACCCCAGCGACTCGTCCCGCGATTCGCTAAAATCGACACTGCTCGGCTTGGATAAAGTCTGGCTGGAAGCAGAATGCTCGCGCTATGAATTTTTTGCGGACGTGGTCGCCCAAACCCACCCGGACATCGGGATTGTGGCACTGGATAGCGACCAAGAAAAATCGCTAAAGCTGCTAGAGCAAGTCACCGCGAACTCTCCCGAATGCAGCATTCTGGTGGTCAGCAGCTCTTCGGACGGGGCTCTCATTTTGCGGGCCATGCGGGCCGGAGCAAAAGAGTACCTGACTAAACCGCTCAAGCTGGAAGACCTGATTAACGCGCTGGAACGCATCGGCGATCGCCGCGGCGGCAAAGGGGATGCCAAGCGAACCGGCTGCGTCGTGACCGCCGTCGCCGGTGCCACCGGCGGAGTCGGCACCACCAGCCTGGCCGTTAACCTGGGCTGTATTCTCGCTTCCGACCAAAGAAATAGCGTGGTGCTGGTTGATTTGGACCTGTGCCTGGGGGATGCCGACGTCTTTTTAGATACGATTCCCGACTATACCCTGGCCGACGTCTCGCAAAATGTGGCTCGGCTGGATTTTGCGCTGCTCAAGCGCTCATTGACCAAACATTCATCGGGCTTGTATCTTTTGCCCCGGCCCGTCCAGTTAGAGGATTCGCGGCATATCGGACTGGATGACATGCAGCGGGTGTTTGGCCTGCTCAAGGCCACTTTTACGCATATGATCTTGGACCTGAGCAAGAGCTATAGCGAAATCGATATGCTGGCCATGGAGACCGCCAACCATGTGCTGTTGGTCACGCAAATGGATTTGCCCTGCCTGCGGAATGTCGTCCGCTTGATGATGTCCTTTAACGAGGATCCCAAACTTAAGGACAAACTGCGCGTGGTGGTCAACCGCGCGGGGTTGGATAACGGCCAAATCAGCCTGAAAAAAGCCCAAGAAACTATTGGCCGGGAAATCTTTTGGCAGATACCCAACGATTATCGCACCATGGTCGAAGTGCGAAACAACGGCGTGCCGCTCATCGAGCATGCGCCGCGGACGGCGCTCTCGCAAAGTATCGTGAAATTGAGCGAGCAACTAGGGGGAGAGCCAAAGCCCGCCACCGATGCCGCCAAGCCAACCAGCACCCTGGGGAAGTGGCTGCCCATGTTTGCCGGCAAAAAGGGAGGGTAG
- a CDS encoding type II secretion system F family protein, with translation MSILIPIAAFFGVAALVGGLALWLRGGTEEAMESRLAQLTLSKNAPRGDLLAKQSVLLQPLDISANSLSDAIARYLNLQLLFDQAAINLTPLKFMLITAGCAGAGMLTITTLRLHAGIALLVGLLSATFPLLYVLFMRSRRFAAFGKQLPDALELIGRALRSGHSIGAGCNLVAEEMSEPIAGEFKKVFEEQNLGITLEEALNNMTSRVPNLDLKFFATAVILQRQTGGDLAEILDKIGDLIRERFQIWGQVQALTGEGRLSGIVLLALPPALFVAVYRLNPDYLNVLFTDPLGKQMLAGGIFMQLLGALVIRKIVNIQV, from the coding sequence ATGTCCATTTTAATTCCAATTGCCGCTTTTTTTGGCGTCGCCGCCCTGGTCGGGGGCCTGGCTTTGTGGCTGCGCGGCGGGACCGAAGAGGCCATGGAAAGTCGCCTGGCCCAATTGACCCTCTCCAAAAATGCCCCCCGCGGCGATCTGTTGGCCAAGCAAAGCGTCTTGCTGCAACCGCTGGATATTTCAGCAAATTCGCTGTCCGACGCGATCGCCCGTTACCTCAATTTGCAATTGCTGTTTGATCAAGCGGCCATAAATTTGACGCCGCTCAAATTCATGCTGATCACCGCCGGTTGCGCGGGGGCCGGCATGCTGACGATCACCACGCTGCGGCTGCACGCGGGGATTGCCCTGTTGGTGGGGCTGCTCTCCGCCACGTTTCCGCTGCTATATGTGTTGTTCATGCGCAGCCGCCGATTTGCCGCCTTTGGCAAGCAACTTCCCGACGCGCTCGAACTGATCGGCCGGGCCCTGCGTTCCGGACACAGCATCGGCGCGGGATGCAACCTGGTGGCCGAGGAAATGTCCGAACCAATCGCCGGTGAATTTAAAAAGGTGTTTGAGGAACAAAATCTGGGTATCACGCTGGAAGAGGCCCTCAACAATATGACCTCCCGCGTCCCCAACCTGGATCTGAAATTTTTTGCCACGGCGGTGATTTTACAGCGCCAAACCGGCGGCGACTTGGCCGAAATTCTCGACAAAATCGGCGACTTAATCCGCGAACGCTTTCAAATCTGGGGCCAGGTCCAGGCCCTTACCGGCGAAGGCCGCCTGTCGGGGATCGTCCTCTTGGCTCTCCCCCCGGCGCTATTTGTCGCCGTGTACCGCCTGAACCCCGATTACCTTAACGTCTTGTTCACCGATCCCTTGGGCAAGCAAATGCTGGCCGGCGGCATTTTTATGCAGCTCTTGGGCGCATTGGTCATTCGTAAAATCGTCAATATCCAGGTGTAA
- a CDS encoding SDR family oxidoreductase, with protein MKTLLNKRCLLTGAASGIGRAFALQLAAKGVRLILVDKDRQALAEVATACQATGTEALPLVCDLTDRAAISRLVTDVRQQWETVDLLINNAGVAFYGPTETMSQAQWDWLLQINLLAPIQITTALLPGMLTLPEAHILNVCSISGLVAAGRFAAYHVSKFGLVGYSEALRAEYVRRGIGVTALCPGPVTTNLYNAAVSGRPDRAVPNPPNWLCATPETVAATGIRAIERNQGMVLVTLMAHALWRAKRWFPGVLDFLNRITRKKHRPSPTATIQTSASSATLAGPHAIPPVETTATSSRAA; from the coding sequence ATGAAAACACTGCTCAATAAACGTTGTTTGTTGACCGGCGCGGCCAGTGGAATCGGCCGGGCCTTTGCCCTGCAATTAGCCGCCAAAGGGGTACGACTGATTTTAGTGGACAAAGACCGGCAGGCGCTGGCGGAAGTCGCCACCGCCTGTCAGGCTACCGGTACAGAGGCGCTGCCGCTGGTTTGCGATTTGACGGATCGCGCGGCAATTTCCCGGCTGGTGACGGATGTGCGGCAACAGTGGGAAACGGTGGACCTGCTGATAAATAATGCCGGCGTGGCCTTTTATGGTCCGACCGAGACGATGTCCCAGGCGCAATGGGATTGGCTTTTGCAAATCAATTTGCTGGCTCCTATTCAAATCACCACGGCCCTGTTGCCGGGGATGCTGACCCTGCCCGAGGCTCATATCCTGAACGTTTGTAGTATTTCAGGCTTGGTGGCGGCGGGACGCTTTGCCGCCTATCACGTCAGCAAATTTGGGCTGGTTGGATATAGCGAAGCCCTGCGGGCCGAATATGTCCGCCGCGGCATCGGCGTCACGGCCCTGTGCCCCGGCCCCGTCACCACCAATTTGTACAATGCCGCCGTCAGTGGCCGCCCCGACCGGGCCGTTCCCAATCCGCCCAACTGGCTGTGTGCTACGCCCGAGACGGTCGCGGCAACCGGCATTCGTGCGATAGAACGTAATCAAGGAATGGTTTTGGTGACGTTGATGGCGCACGCGCTCTGGCGTGCCAAACGCTGGTTTCCCGGCGTGCTGGATTTTCTAAACCGAATCACCCGCAAAAAACATCGCCCATCTCCAACCGCGACCATCCAGACGAGCGCTTCATCGGCAACATTAGCTGGGCCGCATGCGATACCACCGGTCGAGACCACCGCCACATCCTCCCGCGCCGCGTAA
- the moaC gene encoding cyclic pyranopterin monophosphate synthase MoaC has product MSDLTHFDSSGSAHMVNVGEKPVTARRAVAGGVVTMRETTWRMIATGEHAKGDVLAVARLAGIMGAKQTAGLIPLCHILPLESVSVEFALLRPAETTVAAAAADDTRATVDSTRDTNGGAEFAQLEIRATVTVTGKTGVEMEALTAVSVAALTIYDMCKAVDKELEIGQIRLLEKAGGRSGEYRRV; this is encoded by the coding sequence ATGTCCGATCTTACCCATTTTGACAGTTCTGGCTCCGCCCATATGGTGAACGTGGGTGAGAAGCCCGTCACCGCTCGGCGGGCGGTGGCTGGGGGGGTGGTGACGATGCGGGAGACGACGTGGCGGATGATCGCCACGGGGGAACATGCCAAGGGGGACGTGCTGGCCGTGGCGCGGTTGGCAGGGATCATGGGTGCCAAGCAAACAGCGGGGCTGATCCCGTTATGCCATATTTTGCCGCTAGAGAGCGTGTCGGTTGAGTTTGCGTTGCTGCGACCCGCGGAAACGACCGTTGCCGCGGCGGCCGCTGACGACACGCGGGCCACCGTGGATTCCACGCGGGATACCAATGGAGGGGCTGAATTTGCTCAACTCGAAATTCGGGCTACGGTCACCGTCACGGGCAAGACGGGCGTGGAGATGGAGGCCCTCACGGCGGTTAGCGTGGCCGCGCTCACGATTTATGACATGTGCAAAGCGGTGGATAAGGAACTGGAGATCGGCCAAATCAGGTTATTGGAAAAAGCGGGGGGAAGAAGCGGGGAGTATCGGCGCGTATAG
- a CDS encoding CAP domain-containing protein, producing the protein MAQNRSSRSFGQRRSGVTYNMPKVTRTVPQSQATPRYSMPVYSAPAVNTNGQRVVYSQPRPATSVSQVVPHTVAKPVTSNQVIYSTPNYATGTVTSRPATYSTPIVLNSAPAIPNYGGDSAYQVVSLVNSQRARYGLAPLNIDAGLMSTANAHASWMARSNSMQHGRYPVAENIAMGQRSPGEAMNSWMNSSGHRANILGRYSSIGVGVAYSSGGQMFWCQQFR; encoded by the coding sequence ATGGCCCAAAACCGCTCTTCGCGGTCCTTTGGCCAGCGGCGTTCGGGCGTTACCTATAATATGCCCAAGGTCACCCGCACCGTGCCGCAATCCCAGGCCACGCCGCGATATTCGATGCCGGTGTATTCGGCTCCGGCGGTCAATACCAACGGGCAACGGGTGGTTTATTCGCAACCACGTCCCGCGACCAGCGTCAGCCAAGTCGTGCCGCATACTGTGGCAAAACCGGTAACCAGCAACCAAGTGATTTACAGCACGCCAAACTATGCAACCGGCACTGTAACATCGCGTCCGGCGACTTATTCCACGCCAATTGTGCTCAATTCCGCTCCCGCGATCCCTAATTATGGCGGCGATTCGGCCTATCAGGTCGTCTCCCTGGTTAATTCCCAGCGGGCCCGCTATGGATTGGCTCCCTTGAATATCGATGCGGGACTTATGAGTACGGCCAACGCCCATGCTAGCTGGATGGCCCGGTCCAACAGCATGCAGCATGGGCGGTATCCTGTGGCGGAGAATATCGCCATGGGCCAGCGTAGCCCCGGCGAGGCGATGAATAGCTGGATGAATAGCAGCGGCCATCGGGCAAATATTTTGGGGCGGTATTCGTCGATTGGCGTGGGCGTGGCGTATTCATCCGGGGGGCAAATGTTTTGGTGCCAGCAGTTTAGATAA
- a CDS encoding NADP-dependent methylenetetrahydromethanopterin/methylenetetrahydrofolate dehydrogenase yields the protein MSPAQILLQLDPDPQPSVFDGVVAVDAGVAQLFRHGGVTPAQVTELVYGCIFTRGGDKLRHTAIFVGGSQVAPAEELFRQVQRTFFGPMRVSVMLDANGSNTTAAAAVLAAKKHMNLADAVFLVLGGTGPVGQRVARLLAGAGATVRVGSRQLNRASSTCTDLRLRVPGGKFEPVATLAHEDLLPALAGAQGIIAAGAPGAEMLAESVRRQCPDLRVAIDLNAVPPVGLTGVSPTDAGTERDGVATYGALGVGGTKMKIHKAAIAKLFTANDLTLDAEEIYQLGVELRGEGKC from the coding sequence ATGAGTCCTGCCCAAATTCTGTTGCAACTGGATCCTGATCCCCAGCCCAGCGTCTTTGATGGGGTGGTGGCGGTGGATGCGGGGGTGGCCCAGTTGTTTCGTCATGGCGGGGTCACGCCCGCACAGGTAACAGAACTAGTCTATGGCTGCATTTTTACCCGGGGGGGTGATAAGCTGCGGCACACCGCGATCTTTGTTGGCGGCAGTCAGGTTGCTCCGGCGGAAGAGCTTTTTCGACAGGTGCAGCGGACGTTTTTTGGGCCGATGCGGGTCTCGGTCATGCTGGACGCCAACGGCTCCAACACCACGGCGGCGGCGGCCGTCCTAGCGGCAAAAAAGCATATGAATTTGGCGGATGCGGTTTTTTTGGTATTAGGCGGGACGGGACCGGTGGGGCAACGGGTCGCGCGATTACTCGCCGGGGCGGGGGCGACTGTGCGGGTTGGGTCGCGCCAGCTAAATCGGGCCAGCAGCACTTGCACGGATTTGCGATTGCGGGTCCCGGGGGGAAAGTTTGAGCCAGTCGCCACGCTAGCACATGAGGACCTTCTTCCTGCGCTTGCGGGCGCGCAAGGGATCATTGCCGCGGGGGCGCCCGGCGCGGAAATGCTGGCCGAGTCCGTCCGCCGTCAATGCCCTGACCTGCGGGTGGCGATCGACCTGAATGCTGTCCCCCCCGTGGGACTGACGGGGGTCTCGCCCACGGATGCCGGAACCGAGCGGGACGGCGTGGCGACCTACGGGGCGTTAGGCGTGGGAGGGACCAAAATGAAAATCCACAAAGCGGCGATTGCCAAGCTGTTCACGGCGAATGATTTAACGCTGGACGCGGAAGAGATTTATCAATTGGGCGTGGAATTACGCGGGGAAGGGAAATGCTAA
- a CDS encoding SDR family oxidoreductase — translation MANNRPWALVTGASSGLGVEFARLLVTEGYNIILSARRRERLLQLCGELQQRGPCEVRVIPADLAYEGGSRQLCGAVDALQLPVELLINNAGFGVFGPFLQQSAQQIAEMIAVNVTSATQLARHFAEGMAQRGSGGILQVCSYAGVQPIPRYSVYSACKAYGIALTQGLRYEFRKQGVRASALAPGFMDTEFHEVAQHAKTRWMRMLTLDAKLVARAGLKGLAHNQLLITPGWAYTLNNFAARLLPRSWGAAISARVVKNS, via the coding sequence ATGGCCAACAACCGTCCCTGGGCGTTAGTAACCGGCGCGAGCAGCGGATTGGGCGTGGAATTTGCCCGGTTGCTGGTGACAGAAGGATATAACATCATTCTCAGCGCCCGGCGGCGGGAACGATTGCTGCAATTATGCGGCGAATTACAACAACGAGGTCCCTGTGAAGTACGGGTTATACCCGCTGATTTGGCATACGAGGGAGGAAGCCGCCAATTATGCGGCGCTGTCGACGCTTTGCAATTACCCGTGGAATTGTTGATTAACAATGCGGGATTTGGGGTGTTTGGGCCGTTTTTGCAGCAGTCCGCGCAGCAAATAGCCGAGATGATCGCTGTCAATGTAACTAGCGCGACGCAACTAGCCCGACACTTTGCCGAAGGAATGGCTCAGCGTGGATCGGGAGGGATTTTGCAAGTCTGTTCCTACGCCGGAGTGCAGCCGATCCCGCGTTATAGCGTGTATTCCGCATGCAAGGCATACGGCATCGCGCTTACGCAAGGGTTGCGATACGAATTTCGCAAACAAGGAGTGCGGGCCAGCGCGCTAGCGCCCGGATTTATGGATACTGAGTTTCACGAGGTGGCCCAACATGCCAAAACCCGCTGGATGCGGATGTTGACCCTGGATGCAAAGCTGGTCGCGCGCGCGGGCTTAAAGGGGTTGGCCCATAATCAACTGCTGATCACGCCGGGCTGGGCGTATACGCTGAATAACTTTGCGGCGCGGCTGCTGCCGCGCAGTTGGGGGGCGGCCATCTCCGCCCGCGTGGTGAAAAACAGCTAG
- the fae gene encoding formaldehyde-activating enzyme gives MSMFVGEALAGDGNEIAHIDLLIGSKDGPVGNAFANALARQSEGHNNLLAVLTPNLAVKPATVMITKVTIKGMKQAVQMFGPAQAAVAKAVADSVADNVIPASKAEDLVIVCGVFIHPQAADDKKIYDYNYEATKMAIVNAMGGKPTAAEMIAGKDSVKHPFRGF, from the coding sequence ATGTCCATGTTTGTGGGCGAAGCCCTGGCTGGCGACGGAAACGAGATCGCGCATATCGACTTATTGATTGGCAGCAAGGATGGCCCGGTGGGAAATGCCTTTGCCAATGCTTTGGCCCGCCAAAGCGAAGGCCACAACAACCTCTTGGCGGTTTTAACCCCCAATTTGGCCGTCAAACCCGCCACGGTCATGATTACTAAGGTCACAATCAAGGGGATGAAGCAAGCCGTGCAAATGTTTGGCCCCGCACAGGCCGCCGTGGCCAAGGCCGTGGCCGATTCGGTGGCGGATAACGTGATTCCCGCCAGCAAAGCCGAGGATCTGGTCATTGTTTGTGGCGTGTTTATCCATCCCCAAGCGGCCGATGACAAGAAAATCTACGATTACAACTACGAAGCCACCAAAATGGCGATCGTCAATGCCATGGGTGGCAAGCCGACCGCGGCGGAAATGATTGCTGGCAAAGACAGCGTCAAACACCCCTTCCGCGGATTTTAG
- a CDS encoding UPF0175 family protein, which translates to MSVTFDLPPELELQLRQDLANLDLLAKEAAMVELYRLGKLSHVELSTVLRLDRFATDALLKQYHVIEDLQSVEEFKAESEALHKLLDG; encoded by the coding sequence ATGTCAGTAACCTTTGATCTACCACCGGAACTGGAATTGCAATTGCGGCAAGATTTGGCGAATTTGGATTTACTGGCAAAGGAAGCCGCTATGGTTGAATTGTATCGCCTGGGGAAATTATCGCATGTTGAATTATCAACTGTCTTGCGGTTGGACCGGTTTGCAACCGATGCACTCTTGAAGCAATATCATGTGATCGAAGATTTGCAGTCTGTTGAGGAATTTAAGGCTGAATCCGAGGCATTGCACAAGCTGCTCGATGGCTAA
- a CDS encoding type II secretion system F family protein, whose translation MTELFASTIDFATILPWAVFGLFAVGAFWAVEYFSGDNKRAGERLDEFKDPMLRRKREEVRTKKNDAISKVLEKTNALAAPLQPKTELETSKLRLRLSMAGFRHEGAVNTFLGLKFAGLIAGFFFAGGPILLIRGFDQTALTATVLSIGFLFYLPDICIWFIKRSRQQQIFLTLPDALDLLVVCVEAGLGLDQGMRRVSEELKKVAPVICGELQLCNLQLQMGRARSEVLHELGMRTGVDDLRALSAILIQADKFGSSVAQALRVQSDSMRTRRRQLAEEKAAKTAVKLIFPLVIFIFPGIFVVLVGPAAIKMVREMFTKMNPGG comes from the coding sequence GTGACCGAACTTTTTGCCTCTACCATCGATTTTGCCACCATCCTCCCTTGGGCGGTCTTTGGACTGTTTGCCGTCGGGGCGTTTTGGGCGGTCGAATATTTCTCGGGCGATAATAAACGCGCGGGGGAACGGCTGGACGAATTTAAGGACCCCATGCTGCGCCGCAAGCGCGAAGAAGTTCGCACCAAGAAAAATGACGCGATCAGTAAAGTCCTGGAAAAAACCAACGCCCTGGCCGCGCCGCTCCAACCCAAGACTGAACTCGAGACCAGCAAATTGCGGCTGCGGCTCTCGATGGCCGGTTTTCGCCACGAAGGAGCGGTCAATACGTTTTTGGGCCTCAAGTTTGCCGGTTTGATCGCGGGTTTCTTTTTTGCCGGGGGGCCGATCCTGTTGATCCGGGGGTTTGACCAGACAGCATTGACGGCGACGGTGCTTTCCATCGGCTTTCTGTTTTATTTGCCCGATATTTGCATCTGGTTCATTAAACGGAGCCGCCAGCAACAAATCTTTTTGACCTTGCCGGACGCGCTGGACCTGCTGGTGGTTTGCGTGGAAGCGGGGTTGGGCCTGGATCAGGGGATGCGCCGCGTCAGTGAAGAACTAAAAAAGGTCGCCCCCGTGATTTGCGGCGAGTTGCAACTGTGCAATTTGCAATTGCAAATGGGCCGGGCCCGCAGCGAAGTGCTGCACGAATTGGGGATGCGGACCGGCGTGGATGATCTGCGGGCGCTATCAGCGATCTTGATTCAAGCGGACAAGTTTGGTTCTAGCGTCGCGCAGGCGCTGCGCGTGCAAAGCGACTCGATGCGGACCCGCCGCCGCCAACTGGCCGAAGAAAAAGCGGCAAAAACAGCGGTAAAACTGATCTTTCCGCTGGTGATCTTTATTTTCCCCGGCATTTTTGTGGTGCTGGTCGGCCCCGCCGCCATCAAGATGGTACGCGAAATGTTTACCAAGATGAATCCGGGGGGCTAG